DNA sequence from the Pichia kudriavzevii chromosome 4, complete sequence genome:
cttcaaaatatcagcCTTTTCCCAACCTTCCCTCCATTCATGACTGTATCTGCGTTTTAATTTTGTATCCTTCAGAGTAAGCTGATATCCATGCTTATCAGCATATGcctttttatttgcaaTACTGGATCTTTCAACAGACCATTCTTCGGGCGTTTTCCACCTTTCAACACCTCCTCCATCATTCACCGCCAAAATTATAACAATCTTAGAATTTTTTGGGCCTCTGAAGGCATTGCAGGTTAAAATTGTTCCGCACACAATTATCCCCAATACAAACAGAGTCAAACTCAAACATCCTAGACTTTTGTTTCGAAAAgcatttgatattttgtGCTTGGTTCTCCCCAAGAATGAGGTGTGATACTTGCTCTTGAATGTTTTGTTGGGCGTCAAGGATGTTGCATCATTATAGTTGTATTCTTTTTCGATATCCATAATGCCCGAATCACCAGATAGTGATGATGAGCTTTGCATTTCCCAGATGTGCACTATATTTTCAACGGTTGTATTGTGTGtatcaaagaagaaaacaaattaaaataaattgTATGTTGATGAACTAGAGGAGCgattgaaaaagttcaGCGCAGACATGAAATTTATCGAAAAGATATTATTAGGACCTGCAAATGTACATGCGTGTATAAAatatgtatgtataaaGTAACCGATTCGCAGTTTGCTTGACAAAGCTAGACGTTGTACTCCTTTCTAAATTGTTGGATATTCATTCCTGGCCTGACTTTGTCTATCAGTTCACGTCTATCCATCGCCAAAAACGCCCTTTTCAAGGTTTCAATTAGATTACTAGATTGTTCGGTATCACTGACCATCATTCCATCCGGGCCTTCGACTTCATGCATACTCAAACCAGTGAGTAGATGTTCAACTGCGTCCTTGTGCATGCCCATATTAATAAAAGAAACGCCCAGATTGTACCTTGCACGAACAAAGTTGGGGTTTAATTGTAAGGCCTTAGAGTATGCCTCAATTGCCTGTTCCGATCGGTTAGAATTAGCATACGAAGCACCCAATCTATTCCACGATAGTGCGTCATTTGGATTACATCTAATTGCCGCTTGGAAGCAGTCGAGAGTCTTATCATATTCTTCCATCGAATAGAATAGCACACCCAAACCTGTTTGCACGTCCGCATCGACATTGACACCGCTTGGTGACAACTGGGCAGCTTTCAAAAACAAGTCGGTGATTCTCTTATTGAGTGAATACCTATCATCAGAAGTATCATTAGGATTTTCAAGTCTTGCCTTTGCAACAACGTCTGGATATTTTGTTTCGATCCAATTCTCAAACGTCTTGTAGGCTGCATTATCATAACCTTCATTGACATATGAAATGGCCAGGCTCATAAGGGCAGTGAGGTTTTTATTGTCAAGCAATAAACAATTCTCAAGAGCAGTTATGCCGTGTAGttccttttcattttgaatcTGAACTTGGCCCAATTTAAGCCATGCATCAACATGCTTGGGGTCTTCCTGGACAGCCGCCTCAAAGGCTAATGCAGCCTCGCTCAATTTTGCCCCTCCCTCCATTAATTTACACCCAATTTGATATGCGTTTGGATTATGCAAGAATTCGTTATTTTCCTCAAAATGATAAT
Encoded proteins:
- a CDS encoding uncharacterized protein (PKUD0D03800; similar to Saccharomyces cerevisiae YDR244W (PEX5); ancestral locus Anc_8.470), with protein sequence MSFLGGSDCAAGANPLAQLSKRADFDTSLENSIRNSSAQIGGIPRQNGVHNDIMMNQQNLQMLNSFMDQGSSLDRADAFNFRPLAHEISQMGHYQQGRQQEQQQQHHQSQSLDHAMSGSSSWTAEFAKGNAQMGLPQQFIQGVSVEQNASNGIAHTLQRNHHVPMVTARMPAQLFQMGDPVQRWRLEQSGDQVNINTQNQSQEQNVHVDWENQFKELEQEVQNDIIVEDDFKSPLDVNSDIKNPFLGFNEKYHDDYHFEENNEFLHNPNAYQIGCKLMEGGAKLSEAALAFEAAVQEDPKHVDAWLKLGQVQIQNEKELHGITALENCLLLDNKNLTALMSLAISYVNEGYDNAAYKTFENWIETKYPDVVAKARLENPNDTSDDRYSLNKRITDLFLKAAQLSPSGVNVDADVQTGLGVLFYSMEEYDKTLDCFQAAIRCNPNDALSWNRLGASYANSNRSEQAIEAYSKALQLNPNFVRARYNLGVSFINMGMHKDAVEHLLTGLSMHEVEGPDGMMVSDTEQSSNLIETLKRAFLAMDRRELIDKVRPGMNIQQFRKEYNV